A window of Oncorhynchus kisutch isolate 150728-3 linkage group LG10, Okis_V2, whole genome shotgun sequence contains these coding sequences:
- the LOC109897378 gene encoding nucleosome-remodeling factor subunit BPTF isoform X3, with amino-acid sequence MRGKRGRPPKTLRMQEPSSEPERGLRPRRELRAKGRGSAEVDFESPKRGNNSSSRGRRKVGSSRGRGRGRGGGGRGTRGRRSIARSVVYDDHESDEDDDAVSLRSEEDELIEEETITDEEEEEEEALNEESDPLEEILEEDDASYCTESSFRSQSTHGSTPGRKRTRVHCPRSPIFEEKEIPPLELPRTSEDLLVPSEELLNVSSIYEVLRNFSTVLRLSPFRFEDFCAALVGQEQCTLMAETHTALLKAILREEDTSNTTFGPADLKDSVNSTLYFIDGMTWPEVVRAYCESDQEYHHVLPYQEVEDYPYGPLDSKIKVLQFLVDQFLTTNIAREELMSEGVVQYDDHCRVCHRLGDLLCCETCSAVYHLECVKPPLVEVPEDEWQCEICVAHKVPGVTDCVTEMQKSKPYIRQEPIGYDRHRRQYWFLNRRIIVEEDGEHDKKKIWYYSTKVQLGELIECLDKEYWENDLCAVLEEMREEVHTHMDITEDLTNKAAGNNKAFLTAANDEILERVQGRQERRAAEQAEKATTDTTKIEEETPTHCSQLPDHRGLQDPEYKEEASSQAAVAPPAGEENTTVHPPKPGSSTQDGTLPKHEPPKPAEVSCSAASESGEASMEPEQERPEDKPVDSESHGEEDPSAQCQPTPPPPHPGDENSNSSHVSAPGVLRRPEEPNLADRSSQSSITSQDDTGEGKESGNGEGSASGQTNNRIVTRLRNPDSKLSQQKTQGDGSPTPRDSKETSPPSSESEVALLGTVKKDLTVKGNLNNFFKLGQEGKFRVYHNQFSTNTLGLNKHQHREDHDKRRHLSHKFSLTPAGDFKWNGSIHGSKVLTISTLRLTIIQLETNVPAPFLHPNWASHRTNWIKAVQMCSKAREFALALAIMECAIKPVVMLPVWKDALGHTRLHRMTSMEREEKEKGKKREKKLEDEETMQQATWVKYTIPIKHQVWKQKGEEYRVTGYGGWSWVSKTHVHRFVPRLPGNTNVNYRKVLEAKTGKENATSCPNKRKCLPKAPTSSETQAKEESTPITEEKDQEETSTMEPSGSTSPGEGQTLKEKEEKKITEKVEKKDDQVEEKTEDKMDVDPSPPDTCLSEEKGIVDSKCPSSLTDPSVKEEPGEEEATKQEDSEAKPPVRPFNWDVVNVSEGFQLRTAYKKKVKTSKLDGLLERRVKQFTLEEKQRLERLKQQSALAKHTVSKENVNTGTPTTIKASTADKLAVTPCTSLKAERQADSVVKDTIVKRLDFDQEQPVKSQPSGETDNLDVRLGSTCKPQAAGATGPNLNTTGLANHESSVQGNGGDALSQTELNGGSQKSIDVNNKINLTSVEPALGAAKPPRAEVMIAGENGRKHGYEETEQGNGQREIESKPHLVQVNGKAAVDTKAPVDSKMHSDLAKKVDTKVMLQTLEGEIKTLPVKEPVKSIMNGTLSQDGLKVNNTVLATSLVLEDVERKVVVSEPDYSVTSSMLGPPTGVPTVSNSAKSEPMEIGQTASNEITPFPIPTAEESSLSNNTTENSSSSTEVLKTITQVTTTTTTTMSTESRTVQIAKVSSSTKPAVTPAAESSAVSTLTTMTKTTVTRVCSPTLGAAVSEETKTVVTAMLTDAKSGPSGSSVTSMTVSKEYSTRDCVRLLKFSRSKKTRSGTALPSYRKFVTKSSKKSIFVLPNDDLKKLARRGGIREVPIFNYNAKPALDIWPYPSPRPTFGITWRYRLQTVKSLAGVSLMLRLLWACLRWDDMAVKPSPAVGTTRTESSETAITTTEIIKRRDVGPHGIRSEYCIRKIICPIGVTEAPKETPTPQRKGLRSSALRPKKPEPAKQTGPIILETWVAEEELEIWEIRAFSERVEREKAQAADQAKVSRTLKTAEEAKAQLEAQLKHQRLAAQQKRLEQQKPGATTSTPTSTPTTSASGTPASLTSQVTPGTKLVLATKLGTPVTFQQNKNFHQSFTSWVKQGQGSPASTCSRATVANSMVTTSGQTFQISASPVTMAGQVITAKLPIPANSKIVTVNMPTTQGGMVQVQQNVLGIIPSSTPGNQRTYSSFQNRNATINIRPNTSTSTTTQPAIATGVQIRPGMTVIRSPLQQGTTMGKTIIRTPLMMQQGILPASQQQVVTQIIRGQPVSTAVSSASPVQTSAGQRMLGAAPSPRPVTPAPGQSPSPSTPQGGRPQQGQVKLTLAQLTQLTQGAQGGNQGLTVVIQGQGQTTGQLQVIPQGVTVIPGPGQQLMQAAMPNGQVQRFLFTPGATAPVPNPTTTASAAVTPVTATTTTPSGPALSQLPVQTPVTSQAPAPPVQPPQQAIARVQPPQQAIARVQPPQQAIARVQPPQQAIARVQPPQQAIARVQPPQQASARVQPPQQAIACVQPPQQAIACVQPPQQAIARVEPPQQAIARVEPPQQAIARVEPPQQTIAPVQPPQQAIAPVQPPQQAITPVQPPALVPAPPPVSTYQTQPPQAQVHIPLQSPTALPIQQIAQIPTSPQPVHMKTLSVSPSVTQATVRPIQAHAQLQPQVTAQIRPQQQLQLHHQPQLITVPGLQQQVQVLGTIQTHVAAQLQAQQGGALPQQIKLQLPIQIQQAGGQVQAHQIQNVVTIQTASMQDHLQRIQQLREQQQKKKQQEAKREQSLQASSPSDIIQKQVVMKQNAVIENLKQRKTMTPAEREENQRIIVCNQVMKFILDKIDKDEKQAAKKRKKEESVEQKRSKQNATKLSALLFKHKEQLKAEILKKRALLDKELQLEVQEELRRDISRLRKEKEKAQAAASQAAAAAAQVASSLSPTMASPSSAHKRKRDDERDTSSAKPKKKKMISTTSKDHKKEVKLYCVCKTPYDEAKFYIGCDLCSNWFHGACVGITEKEAKKMDDYVCNGCKQGQDSQDSEGTTEELYCICRTPYDETQFYIGCDRCQNWYHGRCVGILQSEATHIDEYVCPQCQSTEDAMTVLTPLTDKDYEGLRRILRSLQAHKMAWPFLEPVDPNDAPDYYGVIKEPMDLSTMEDKLQKRYYNKLTEFVADMTKVFDNCRYYNPNDSPFFQCAEVLESFFVQKLKGFKASRSHNNKLQTSTS; translated from the exons ATGAGGGGGAAAAGAGGCAGGCCGCCCAAAACCCTGCGGATGCAGGAGCCTTCATCCGAGCCGGAGCGTGGCTTGAGACCCAGGAGGGAGTTGAGGGCAAAGGGGAGAGGTAGTGCCGAGGTTGATTTTGAGAGTCCCAAGAGGGGAAATAACTCTTCATCGAGGGGCAGGAGGAAAGTGGGATCATCTCGCGGTAGGGGAAGAGGCAGAGGTGGTGGTGGCAGAGGTACTAGGGGCAGACGGTCAATCGCTAGATCTGTGGTTTATGATGATCATGAAAGTGATGAAGACGATGATGCTGTGAGTTTGAGATCTGAGGAGGACGAGTTGATAGAGGAAGAGACGATAACAgacgaggaagaagaggaagaagaggcccTCAACGAGGAGTCAGACCCGCTTGAGGAAATACTCGAGGAGGATGATGCCAGCTACTGTACTGAAAGCAGCTTTCGGAGTCAGAGCACTCATGGCAGCACTCCGG GGCGAAAGAGGACGCGGGTGCACTGCCCTCGCTCGCCCatctttgaggaaaaggagatCCCTCCTCTGGAGCTGCCCAGAACCTCTGAGGACCTCCTGGTGCCCAGTGAGGAACTGCTCAACGTGTCCTCCATCTACGAGGTCCTGCGCAACTTCAGCACAGTGCTGCGGCTCTCTCCCTTCCGCTTTGAGGACTTCTGTGCTGCGCTGGTAGGCCAGGAGCAGTGCACCCTGATGGCAGAGACCCACACAGCCCTACTGAAGGCCATCCTGCGTGAGGAGGACACCTCCAACACCACGTTCGGTCCTGCTGACCTCAAGGACAGTGTCAACTCCACCCTCTACTTCATTGATGGTATGACGTGGCCCGAGGTGGTCCGTGCCTACTGCGAGAGCGACCAGGAGTACCACCATGTCCTGCCCTACCAGGAGGTGGAGGACTACCCCTACGGCCCTCTGGACAGTAAGATCAAGGTGCTGCAGTTCTTGGTGGATCAGTTCCTCACCACCAACATCGCCCGTGAGGAGTTAATGTCAGAGGGGGTGGTGCAGTATGATGACCACTGCAGGGTGTGCCACAGATTGGGGGACCTGCTGTGCTGTGAGACCTGCTCTGCCGTCTACCACCTGGAGTGTGTGAAGCCTCCTCTGGTAGAGGTGCCGGAGGACGAATGGCAGTGTGAGATCTGCGTGGCACACAAGGTGCCCGGGGTCACAGACTGTGTGACAGAGATGCAGAAGAGCAAACCCTACATCCGCCAGGAGCCCATCGGCTATGACCGCCACCGGAGGCAATACTGGTTCCTAAACCGAAGAATAATTGT TGAGGAAGACGGGGAGCATGATAAGAAGAAGATCTGGTACTACAGCACAAAGGTCCAGCTGGGAGAGCTGATAGAGTGTCTAGACAAGGAGTACTGGGAAAACGACCTGTGTGCCGTCCtcgaggagatgagagaggaggtgcACACTCACATGGACATCACTGAGGACCTCACCAACAAGGCCGCGGGCAACAACAAGGCCTTCCTCACGGCAGCCAACG ATGAGATCCTGGAGCGTGTGCAGGGCAGGCAGGAACGGCGAGCAGCGGAGCAGGCAGAGAAGGCCACTACAGACACCACCAAGATAGAGGAAGAGACCCCCACACACTGCTCTCAACTACCAGACCACAGAGGGCTCCAAGACCCCGAGTATAAAGAGGAGGCAAGCTCACAAG CAGCTGTAGCTCCCCCTGCTGGAGAAGAGAACACCACCGTCCACCCCCCTAAGCCTGGCTCGTCCACCCAGGACGGCACTCTCCCTAAACATGAACCCCCTAAGCCTGCTGAGGTGTCCTGCTCTGCCGCCTCTGAAAGTGGGGAGGCCTCCATGGAGCCTGAGCAGGAGAGGCCAG aggATAAGCCTGTAGACTCAGAGTCCCATGGAGAGGAGGACCCCTCTGCCCAGTGCCAGCCTACTCCTCCACCACCACACCCTGGAGACGAGAACAGCAACAGCAGCCACGTCTCAGCGCCTGGGGTCCTCAGGAGGCCTGAAGAGCCAAACCTCGCTGACAGGTCCTCTCAGTCCTCCATCACCAGCCAGGACGACACGG GTGAAGGCAAGGAGAGTGGGAATGGTGAGGGGTCAGCGTCTGGACAGACTAACAATCGCATAGTGACTCGTCTGCGTAACCCGGACAGCAAGCTGAGCCAGCAGAAGACCCAGGGAGATGGCAGCCCTACACCCAGGGACAGCAAGGAG ACATCTCCTCCCAGCTCTGAGAGTGAAGTGGCTCTTCTGGGTACTGTGAAGAAAGACTTGACGGTGAAGGGCAACCTGAACAACTTCTTCAAGCTGGGCCAGGAGGGCAAGTTCCGAGTCTACCACAACCAGTTCAGCACCAACACACTGGGCCTCAACAAGCACCAGCATCGTGAGGACCACGACAAGCGCCGCCACCTCTCCCATAAGTTCAGCCTAACCCCCGCCGGGGATTTCAAGTGGAACGGCTCCATCCACGGATCCAAGGTGCTGACCATCTCCACCCTGCGGCTCACCATCATCCAGCTGGAGACCAATGTCCCCGCCCCCTTCCTGCACCCAAACTGGGCCTCGCACAG GACAAACTGGATTAAAGCGGTGCAGATGTGCAGTAAGGCTCGGGAGTTTGCCTTGGCGCTGGCCATCATGGAGTGTGCCATCAAACCAGTGGTCATGCTGCCTGTCTGGAAAGATGCGCTTGGACACACCAG gcTCCATCGCATGACCTCCATGGAgcgggaggagaaagagaaggggaaaaagagagagaaaaaactggAGGATGAAGAGACTATGCAGCAGGCCACCTGGGTGAAGTACACCATCCCCATCAAACACCAG gTGTGGAAGCAGAAGGGGGAGGAGTACAGAGTAACTGGGTACGGGGGCTGGAGCTGGGTCAGTAAGACTCACGTCCATCGCTTTGTTCCCAGGCTACCAGGGAACACCAACGTCAACTACCGCAAAGTACTCGAAG CTAAAACTGGCAAAGAAAATGCAACATCCTGCCCGAACAAACGAAAATGTTTGCCCAAAGCACCAACGAGCTCGGAAACCCAGGCAAAAGAAGAGTCTACTCCAATTACTGAAGAAAAAGACCAGGAGGAAACCTCCACCATGGAGCCATCTGGGAGCACTTCACCAGGAGAGGGGCAGACTCtgaaagagaaggaagagaaaaaGATCACAGAGAAGGTGGAGAAGAAAGATGATCAGGTGGAGGAGAAGACTGAGGACAAGATGGATGTTGACCCCAGTCCACCAGACACCTGTCTCAGTGAGGAAAAAG GTATAGTGGACAGCAAATGCCCCTCATCACTGACTGACCCTTCTGTGAAGGAGGAGCCCGGGGAGGAAGAAGCAACTAAGCAGGAGGACTCTGAGGCCAAGCCACCTGTCCGCCCCTTCAACTGGGATGTGGTGAACGTCAGCGAGGGCTTCCAGCTCCGTACGGCCTACAAGAAGAAGGTGAAGACGTCCAAGCTCGACGGGCTGCTGGAGCGCAGAGTGAAACAGTTCACCCTGGAGGAGAAGCAGAGGCTAGAGCGCCTCAAACAGCAGTCAGCCCTGGCCAAACACACAGTCTCCAAGGAGAACGTTAACACAGGGACTCCCACCACCATCAAGGCTTCTACAGCAGACAAGTTAGCAGTGACACCGTGCACAAGTCTGAAAGCTGAGAGACAAGCAGACTCAGTAGTTAAAGACACAATTGTTAAAAGGCTTGACTTTGACCAGGAGCAGCCAGTGAAATCCCAGCCTTCAGGAGAGACAGATAATCTGGACGTCAGATTAGGCTCCACCTGTAAACCCCAGGCAGCAGGAGCCACAGGCcccaacctcaacaccacagggTTGGCCAACCATGAGAGCAGCGTTCAGGGCAATGGTGGGGATGCGTTATCTCAAACAGAGCTGAATGGAGGCTCCCAGAAAAGCATAGACGTCAACAACAAAATCAATTTGACATCTGTAGAACCGGCTTTAGGTGCGGCCAAACCTCCCAGAGCAGAAGTGATGATCGCAGGAGAAAACGGTAGGAAGCATGGTTATGAGGAGACAGAGCAAGGTAatggacagagggagatagaaagCAAACCACATTTAGTGCAGGTGAATGGGAAAGCCGCTGTTGACACCAAGGCTCCTGTAGACTCAAAGATGCACTCAGACCTGGCCAAAAAAGTGGACACCAAGGTCATGCTCCAGACGTTAGAGGGTGAGATCAAAACACTGCCAGTGAAGGAACCTGTAAAATCCATTATGAACGGTACTCTCTCTCAGGACGGGTTAAAGGTCAACAACACTGTGTTAGCCACCAGCCTAGTATTGGAGGACGTAGAGAGAAAGGTTGTGGTGTCCGAGCCTGACTACTCCGTCACGTCGTCAATGTTAGGGCCGCCCACTGGTGTTCCCACGGTAAGCAACAGCGCCAAGTCTGAGCCAATGGAGATTGGGCAAACGGCATCCAATGAGATCACCCCATTTCCTATCCCCACTGCAGAGGAGTCCAGCTTGAGTAACAACACCACAGAGAACAGCAGTAGCAGTACTGAGGTGCTGAAGACCATCACCCAAGTtaccacaaccactactaccaccatgtcaacaGAGTCTCGCACGGTGCAGATAGCCAAGGTCTCCAGCAGCACGAAGCCTGCAGTGACGCCTGCTGCAGAGAGCAGTGCTGTATCCACCCTCACCACCATGACCAAGACCACCGTCACCAGGGTCTGCTCCCCGACCCTCGGGGCCGCCGTCTCCGAGGAGACCAAGACTGTTGTCACTGCGATGTTGACAGATGCCAAATCTGGCCCCTCAGGCTCTTCAGTCACCTCCATGACGGTCAGTAAGGAGTACTCCACCAGAGACTGTGTCCGGCTGCTAAAGTTCTCCCGCTCCAAGAAGACCCGCTCTGGCACGGCCCTCCCCTCTTACCGCAAGTTTGTCACCAAGAGTAGCAAGAAGAGCATATTTGTACTGCCTAATGATGACCTAAAGAAGCTGGCGAGGAGAGGGGGCATCAGAGAGGTACCCATCTTCAACTACAACGCCAAGCCAGCCCTGGACATCTGGCCCTATCCCTCCCCCAGACCCACCTTTGGAATCACGTGGAG ATACCGTCTCCAGACTGTGAAGTCTCTGGCGGGGGTCAGTCTGATGCTGCGGCTGCTCTGGGCTTGCCTGAGGTGGGATGACATGGCTGTCAAGCCCTCCCCTGCTGTAGGAACCACCCGCACAG AATCCTCGGAGACGGCGATCACCACAACAGAGATCATCAAGCGGCGAGATGTGGGGCCGCACGGCATCCGGTCTGAATACTGCATCAGGAAGATCATCTGCCCAATTGGCGTTACCGAAGCTCCCAAAG AAACTCCCACTCCCCAGAGGAAAGGCCTGCGCTCCAGCGCTCTGAGGCCAAAGAAGCCTGAACCGGCCAAGCAGACTGGACCCATCATCTTAGAGACGTGGGTGGCCGAGGAGGAGCTGGAGATCTGGGAGATCAGAGCCTTTTCAGAAAG ggtagagagagagaaggcccagGCTGCAGACCAGGCTAAGGTTAGTAGAACGCTGAAGACAGCAGAGGAGGCCAAGGCCCAATTGGAGGCTCAGCTAAAGCACCAGAGATTGGCTGCTCAGCAG AAACGGTTGGAGCAACAGAAGCCTGGTGccaccacctccacccccaccagCACCCCTACAACCTCAGCTTCTGGCACTCCGGCATCCCTGACCAGCCAGGTCACCCCGGGGACTAAACTGGTCCTGGCCACCAAGCTGGGGACACCTGTCACATTCCAGCAGAACAAGAACTTCCATCAATCATTTACTTCCTGGGTCAAGCAGGGCCAGGGTAGTCCAG CCTCCACTTGCTCACGGGCCACCGTGGCCAAcagcatggtcaccacctctgGACAAACGTTCCAGATCTCTGCCAGCCCGGTGACCATGGCTGGCCAGGTCATCACCGCCAAGCTACCCATTCCGGCCAACAGCAAGATTGTTACGGTCAACATGCCAACCACACAAGGAG GTATGGTGCAAGTCCAGCAGAATGTCCTGGGCATTATTCCATCCAGTACCCCAGGCAACCAGCGGACCTACTCCTCATTCCAGAACCGCAACGCCACCATCAACATCAGACCCAACACCTCCACCTCAACCACCACTCAGCCG GCCATTGCCACCGGAGTCCAGATCCGTCCGGGCATGACGGTGATCCGATCGCCCCTGCAGCAGGGCACCACTATGGGCAAAACCATCATCAGAACCCCCTTGATGATGCAACAAGGTATTCTACCAGCCa GCCAGCAGCAGGTGGTGACTCAGATCATCCGGGGCCAACCTGTCTCCACAGCAGTTTCCAGTGCCAGCCCTGTGCAGACCAGTGCAGGCCAGAGGATGCTGGGTGCCGCCCCGTCCCCCCGTCCTGTCACCCCTGCCCCCGGGCAGTCCCCATCACCATCCACCCCCCAAGGCGGCCGACCACAGCAGGGCCAGGTCAAACTCACCCTGGCCCAGCTCACCCAGCTAACGCAGGGGGCACAG GGAGGGAACCAGGGTCTCACAGTAGTAatccagggacagggacagactaCAGGCCAGCTGCAGGTCATCCCCCAGGGGGTGACAGTCATCCCAGGCCCTGGGCAGCAGCTCATGCAGGCTGCCATGCCCAACGGCCAGGTGCAGCGCTTCCTCTTCACCCCAGGGGCAACAGCCCCTgtccccaaccccaccaccacggcCAGTGCTGCTGTCACCCCCGTCACAGCCACCACAACAACACCCTCAGGGCCAG CGCTGTCTCAGCTTCCAGTTCAGACTCCCGTTACCTCTCAAGCACCGGCACCACCAGTCCAGCCCCCTCAACAGGCTATCGCTCGTGTCCAGCCCCCTCAACAGGCTATCGCTCGTGTCCAGCCCCCTCAACAGGCTATCGCTCGTGTCCAGCCCCCTCAACAGGCTATCGCTCGTGTCCAGCCCCCTCAACAGGCTATCGCTCGTGTCCAGCCCCCTCAACAGGCTAGCGCTCGTGTCCAGCCCCCTCAACAGGCTATCGCTTGTGTCCAGCCCCCTCAACAGGCTATCGCTTGTGTCCAGCCCCCTCAACAGGCTATCGCTCGTGTCGAGCCCCCTCAACAGGCTATCGCTCGTGTCGAGCCCCCTCAACAGGCTATCGCTCGTGTCGAGCCCCCTCAACAGACTATCGCTCCAGTCCAGCCCCCTCAACAGGCTATCGCTCCAGTCCAGCCTCCTCAACAGGCTATCACTCCAGTCCAGCCCCCTGCCCTCGTTCCTGCCCCCCCTCCAGTGTCCACATATCAGACTCAACCCCCTCAGGCTCAAGTCCACATCCCCCTCCAGTCCCCCACTGCCTTACCCATCCAGCAGATAGCCCAGATCCCAACCTCTCCACAACCGGTCCATATGAAGACTCTCTCGGTCTCCCCCTCCGTCACCCAGGCCACAGTGAGGCCCATCCAGGCCCATGCTCAACTCCAGCCCCAGGTTACGGCTCAGATCAGGCCCCAGCAGCAGCTGCAGCTCCACCACCAACCCCAGCTGATCACAGTGCCGGGGCTGCAGCAGCAGGTCCAGGTGCTGGGCACCATCCAGACCCACGTGGCGGCCCAGCTCCAGGCCCAGCAGGGTGGGGCGTTGCCCCAGCAGATCAAGCTGCAGCTGCCTATTCAGATCCAGCAGGCAGGAGGCCAGGTGCAGGCCCACCAGATTCAGAACGTGGTGACCATCCAGACAGCCAGCATGCAGGACCACCTGCAGAGGATCCAGCAgctcagagagcagcagcagaagaagaagcagcaggAGGCCAAAAGGGAGCAGAGCCTGCAGGCCTCCAGCCCCAGCGACATCATCCAGAAACAGGTGGTGATGaagcagaatgctgtgatagaaAATCTGAAACAGAGGAAGACCATGACTCCAGCAGAGCGGGAGGAGAACCAGAG AATAATCGTCTGCAACCAGGTGATGAAGTTCATCCTGGACAAGATCGACAAGGACGAGAAGCAGGCGGCtaagaagaggaagaaggaggagtcTGTGGAGCAGAAACGCAGCAAGCAGAATGCCACCAAGCTCTCGGCTCTGCTCTTCAAGCACAAAGAGCAGCTCAAGGCTGAGATCCTGAAGAAGAGGGCTCTACTGGACAAGGAGCTGCAGCTGGAGGTTCAG gaggaGCTGAGGAGGGACATCAGCAGGctgaggaaggagaaggagaaggccCAAGCTGCAGCCTCTCAGGCAGCCGCTGCCGCAGCCCAGGTagcctcatccctctcccccaccaTGGCCTCGCCCTCCTCCGCCCACAAACGCAAGAGGGACGACGAAAGGGACACGTCCTCCGCCAAGCctaagaagaagaagatgatATCCACTACCTCAAAGGATCACAAGAAGGAAGTCAAGctgtactgtgtctgtaaaacGCCCTATGACGAGGCCAA GTTCTACATTGGGTGCGACCTGTGCTCCAACTGGTTCCACGGTGCGTGTGTGGGCATCACGGAGAAGGAGGCCAAGAAGATGGACGACTACGTCTGTAATGGCTGCAAGCAGGGCCAGGACTCACAGGACTCAGAGGGCACCACGGAGGAGCTGTACTGCATCTGCCGGACACCATATGATGAAACACA GTTTTACATTGGCTGCGACCGTTGCCAGAACTGGTACCACGGGCGCTGTGTGGGCATTCTGCAGAGTGAGGCCACCCACATAGACGAGTACGTGTGCCCGCAGTGTCAATCCACGGAGGACGCCATGACCGTCCTCACACCGTTAACCGACAAGGACTACGAGGGTTTAAGAAGAATCCTGCGCTCCTTACAG GCTCACAAAATGGCGTGGCCGTTCCTTGAACCAGTAGATCCCAACGATGCTCCTGATTATTATGGCGTTATAAAGGAACCGATGG ACCTCTCCACAATGGAAGACAAATTACAGAAACGGTATTACAACAAGCTCACTGAGTTTGTGGCGGACATGACCAAAGTCTTTGACAACTGCCGCTACTACAACCCCAACGACTCCCCCTTCTTTCAGTGTGCCGAAGTTCTGGAGTCATTCTTTGTACAGAAGCTCAAAGGTTTCAAAGCTAGCAG GTCTCATAACAACAAACTACAGACTTCGACCTCTTAG